A part of Azospirillum thermophilum genomic DNA contains:
- the fliP gene encoding flagellar type III secretion system pore protein FliP (The bacterial flagellar biogenesis protein FliP forms a type III secretion system (T3SS)-type pore required for flagellar assembly.) — translation MTGRDLGKRLALAGLLALVLGTAGALLAPPALAQSVTFDLGDAGGTTTGRIVQLIALMTVLSLAPSILIMMTAFTRIVIVLSFLRSALGVQQVPPNTVMVSLALFLTFFVMAPVFERSYTQGIQPLINQDIDEMEAFRRTTAPLREFMLNHTGEKDLRLFLDMARIETLQEPSQTPLHVLVPAFMISEIKRAFEIGFLLFLPFLIIDMVVSSILMSMGMMMLPPTMVAIPFKIIFFVLVDGWHLIAGSLARSFGTV, via the coding sequence ATGACCGGCCGCGACCTCGGCAAGAGGCTGGCGCTGGCCGGCCTGCTGGCGCTCGTCCTCGGGACGGCGGGCGCCCTGCTCGCCCCGCCGGCCCTGGCGCAGAGCGTGACCTTCGACCTGGGCGACGCCGGCGGCACCACCACCGGGCGCATCGTCCAGCTCATCGCGCTGATGACGGTGCTGTCGCTCGCCCCGTCGATCCTCATCATGATGACGGCCTTCACCCGCATCGTGATCGTGCTGTCCTTCCTGCGCTCGGCCCTCGGCGTGCAGCAGGTGCCGCCGAACACCGTCATGGTGTCGCTGGCGCTGTTCCTGACCTTCTTCGTCATGGCCCCGGTGTTCGAGCGCAGCTACACCCAGGGCATCCAGCCGCTGATCAACCAGGACATCGACGAGATGGAGGCCTTCCGCCGCACGACGGCGCCGCTGCGGGAGTTCATGCTGAACCACACCGGCGAGAAGGACCTGCGGCTGTTCCTCGACATGGCGCGGATCGAGACCTTGCAGGAGCCCTCGCAGACCCCGCTGCATGTGCTGGTGCCGGCCTTCATGATCTCGGAAATCAAGCGGGCGTTCGAGATCGGGTTCCTGCTGTTCCTGCCCTTCCTGATCATCGACATGGTGGTGTCCTCCATCCTGATGTCGATGGGCATGATGATGCTGCCGCCGACCATGGTGGCGATTCCCTTCAAGATCATCTTCTTCGTCCTGGTCGACGGCTGGCATCTGATCGCCGGCTCGCTCGCCCGCAGCTTCGGGACGGTTTAG
- a CDS encoding putative maltokinase — MPTAPKPNAFPGPLEGEALSLLQDTLLPDFLLTRRWYAAKDAGRPVVRVVDALPLPLPGGSAQLCLLRVEPPGRDPQLYQLPLILDRGGSGGDPATLVAAADALPWAGDLRDGYGEDAVIRAFLEAIRSGAAPSAGLSGQRTGACEAVLDRIGPEAPLRRSSAEQSNTSIRVGDAAILKGIRKLEPGMHPELEMSRFLTEVAKFPNTPPLLGWVERTSSSGNTTLCVLQGLVQGAEDGWSRVTGRLSRRVTRFDDSDAAQDQQATALLRLLGRRTAELHRALATPGDDPAFTPEPATRETVSAWADGVRRLARRVMEQLRQSIPRLDGATAAYARSLADAEGTVMAQIDALTPARAALAAMRLHGDYHLGQVLVAGDDVQIVDFEGEPMRPLAERRAKHCILRDVAGMLRSIAYAAATARAALPDDLDEPSRASRESWIAWWEGAATNAFVDGYREAIGDCPGYPRDGETASCLLKLFLLEKAFYEIGYELANRPDWVAIPLAGVLGILGADAGPDVADHVAVRSAGTRSHSMPYGAQVLPDGSVRFALWAPTVDHVSLWLEETHALLPMMRRSDGWFEWTTSQAHAGTRYSFELPDGLRVPDPASRYQPQDVHGPSEVIDPTLYRWGDTAWTGRPWHETVLYELHVGTFTPKAPSARPSNGWTIWWSSASPRSS, encoded by the coding sequence TTGCCGACCGCGCCCAAACCGAACGCTTTCCCCGGCCCGCTGGAAGGGGAGGCGCTGTCCCTCCTCCAGGACACGCTGCTCCCCGATTTCCTGCTGACGCGCCGCTGGTATGCGGCGAAGGATGCGGGACGGCCGGTGGTGCGCGTGGTCGATGCGCTGCCCCTGCCGCTTCCGGGCGGGTCGGCACAGCTCTGCCTCCTGCGGGTGGAGCCGCCGGGGCGCGACCCCCAGCTCTACCAGCTTCCCCTGATCCTCGACCGCGGCGGCAGCGGCGGCGATCCCGCCACGCTGGTCGCCGCGGCCGACGCCCTGCCCTGGGCCGGGGACCTGCGCGACGGCTATGGCGAGGATGCGGTGATCCGCGCCTTCCTGGAGGCGATCCGCAGCGGGGCCGCCCCCTCCGCCGGGCTGAGCGGCCAGCGCACCGGCGCCTGCGAGGCGGTGCTCGACCGCATCGGGCCGGAGGCGCCGCTGCGGCGGTCGAGCGCCGAGCAGTCCAACACCTCCATCCGCGTCGGCGACGCCGCCATCCTGAAGGGCATCCGCAAGCTCGAACCCGGCATGCATCCGGAGCTGGAGATGTCGCGCTTCCTGACCGAGGTCGCGAAGTTCCCCAACACCCCGCCGCTGCTCGGCTGGGTCGAGCGCACCAGCAGCTCGGGCAACACCACGCTGTGCGTGCTGCAGGGGCTCGTCCAGGGGGCGGAGGACGGCTGGAGCCGGGTGACCGGACGGCTGAGCCGGCGGGTCACCCGCTTCGACGATTCCGACGCGGCGCAGGACCAGCAGGCGACCGCCCTGCTCCGCCTGCTCGGGCGACGCACGGCCGAACTGCACCGGGCGCTCGCCACTCCCGGCGACGATCCCGCCTTCACGCCGGAGCCGGCGACCCGCGAGACGGTCTCCGCCTGGGCCGACGGCGTGCGGCGGCTCGCCCGCCGGGTGATGGAGCAGCTCCGCCAGTCGATCCCGCGGCTCGACGGGGCGACCGCCGCCTATGCCCGCTCGCTCGCCGACGCCGAGGGGACGGTGATGGCGCAGATCGACGCGCTGACCCCGGCACGGGCCGCGCTGGCCGCCATGCGGCTGCACGGCGACTACCACCTGGGGCAGGTGCTGGTCGCCGGCGACGACGTGCAGATCGTCGATTTCGAGGGCGAGCCGATGCGCCCGCTGGCCGAACGGCGAGCCAAGCACTGCATCCTGCGCGACGTGGCCGGCATGCTGCGCTCCATCGCCTATGCCGCGGCCACCGCCCGCGCCGCCCTGCCGGACGACCTCGACGAGCCGTCCCGCGCCTCCCGCGAGTCCTGGATCGCCTGGTGGGAGGGGGCGGCGACCAACGCCTTCGTCGACGGCTACCGCGAGGCCATCGGCGACTGTCCCGGCTATCCGCGGGACGGCGAGACGGCGAGCTGCCTGCTCAAGCTGTTCCTGCTGGAGAAGGCCTTCTACGAGATCGGCTACGAGCTGGCCAACCGGCCGGACTGGGTGGCGATCCCGCTGGCCGGCGTGCTGGGCATCCTGGGAGCCGACGCCGGACCGGACGTCGCCGACCATGTCGCCGTGCGGTCCGCCGGGACGCGCAGCCACTCGATGCCCTATGGCGCGCAGGTGCTGCCGGACGGCTCGGTCCGCTTCGCGCTGTGGGCGCCGACGGTCGACCATGTGTCGCTCTGGCTGGAGGAGACGCACGCGCTGCTGCCGATGATGCGGCGCAGCGACGGCTGGTTCGAGTGGACGACCTCCCAGGCCCATGCCGGCACCCGCTACAGCTTCGAGTTGCCCGACGGGCTGCGCGTCCCCGACCCGGCCTCGCGCTACCAGCCGCAGGACGTGCATGGCCCGTCGGAGGTGATCGACCCCACACTCTACCGCTGGGGCGACACCGCCTGGACCGGCCGGCCCTGGCACGAGACCGTGCTTTACGAGCTGCATGTCGGCACCTTCACCCCGAAGGCACCTTCCGCGCGGCCATCGAACGGCTGGACGATCTGGTGGAGCTCGGCGTCACCGCGATCGAGCTGA
- a CDS encoding FliO/MopB family protein — MDLDQYVRFAAALLFVVALIVAVAWMMRRMGLGGATTAAARHRRLGVVEILPLDAKRRLVLVRRDNREHLILLSAAGDLLVESGVQEEFLHALAEAAPHARPHGEEDGAP; from the coding sequence ATGGACCTTGACCAGTACGTCCGTTTCGCCGCCGCCCTTCTCTTCGTCGTCGCGCTGATCGTCGCGGTGGCCTGGATGATGCGCCGCATGGGGCTGGGGGGTGCCACCACCGCCGCCGCCCGGCACCGCCGCCTCGGCGTGGTGGAGATCCTGCCGCTGGACGCCAAGCGGCGCCTGGTGCTGGTCCGCCGCGACAACCGCGAGCACCTGATCCTGCTGAGCGCCGCCGGCGACCTTCTGGTCGAATCCGGCGTGCAGGAGGAGTTCCTCCACGCCCTGGCGGAAGCGGCCCCGCATGCCCGGCCGCACGGCGAGGAGGACGGCGCGCCATGA
- a CDS encoding patatin-like phospholipase family protein has protein sequence MSGLKIGLALGSGAARGWAHIGVLRALEEMGIKPEIICGTSIGAAVGAAYLTDQLDELQGWAQSMGLLGLLGIIDLTFRKGGLVSTERAFERFRNDRSSVRIEDLPRPFATVATDLSTGREIWLREGPLLEAVQASAAMPGLFPAVRLDGRWLVDGAMVNPVPVSLCRALGADVVVAVNLNSELAPLARPGKASRAEMAAKEAAAKAAAAKEAEKEAALDEVAVPAAAAGDATSPALSQLTGQISSWLGRRPSRRTRFLADQLDHACEPVPNVLEVMAGSIDIMQDRITRSRLAGEPPDVLIAPGSAMSASWSSTGRRRWWRSAMPPPRCCARRSTWRCAGCRAGRKAGRAGKPTGPRPVVGGSADHGRPTTGRGPAHDQAAAHRRDGQAHRRPAEHRQPQEAGRA, from the coding sequence GTGAGCGGCTTGAAGATCGGGCTTGCGCTCGGCAGCGGGGCGGCCCGCGGCTGGGCCCATATCGGCGTGCTGCGGGCGCTGGAGGAAATGGGCATCAAGCCGGAGATCATCTGCGGCACGTCCATCGGCGCCGCGGTCGGCGCCGCCTACCTGACGGACCAGCTCGACGAGCTGCAGGGCTGGGCGCAGAGCATGGGGCTGCTCGGGCTGCTCGGCATCATCGACCTGACCTTCCGCAAGGGCGGCCTCGTCTCCACCGAACGCGCCTTCGAGCGGTTCCGCAACGACCGCAGCAGCGTGCGGATCGAGGATCTGCCGCGCCCCTTCGCCACGGTGGCGACCGACCTGTCCACCGGCCGCGAGATCTGGCTGCGCGAGGGGCCGCTGCTGGAGGCCGTCCAGGCCTCCGCCGCCATGCCCGGCCTGTTCCCGGCGGTGCGGCTCGACGGGCGCTGGCTGGTCGACGGGGCGATGGTCAACCCGGTGCCGGTCTCGCTCTGCCGGGCGCTCGGCGCCGACGTGGTGGTGGCGGTCAACCTGAACAGCGAACTGGCGCCGCTCGCCCGGCCCGGCAAGGCGAGCCGCGCCGAGATGGCCGCGAAGGAGGCGGCCGCCAAGGCCGCGGCAGCGAAGGAGGCGGAGAAGGAGGCCGCCCTGGACGAGGTGGCGGTGCCGGCCGCCGCCGCGGGCGATGCCACCTCCCCCGCCCTGTCGCAGCTCACCGGGCAGATTTCCTCCTGGCTCGGCCGCCGGCCCAGCCGCCGCACCCGCTTCCTCGCCGACCAGCTCGACCATGCCTGCGAGCCGGTGCCCAACGTGCTGGAGGTGATGGCGGGCTCGATCGACATCATGCAGGACCGCATCACCCGCTCCCGCCTCGCCGGCGAACCGCCGGACGTGCTGATCGCCCCCGGCTCGGCCATGTCGGCATCCTGGAGTTCGACCGGGCGGAGGAGGTGGTGGAGATCGGCTATGCCGCCGCCTCGATGCTGCGCCCGGCGATCGACCTGGCGTTGCGCCGGCTGTAGGGCCGGTCGAAAAGCCGGGCGGGCCGGGAAACCAACGGGACCTCGGCCGGTTGTAGGAGGCAGCGCCGATCACGGCCGACCGACAACCGGAAGGGGACCCGCCCATGACCAAGCAGCCGCACACCGAAGAGACGGTCAAGCACACCGACGACCAGCAGAACACCGGCAACCACAAGAAGCCGGACGCGCCTGA
- a CDS encoding tetratricopeptide repeat protein, whose translation MARRGAAYRHWLGGFAAAAALLVLPQVTLAAVPLRAAAHKDFGRMVFDWPERVEFSARAEGGKLVLSFDRPVDAPVERAVAALPDYLAAGRIAGDGRTVEFDLKRPVTVKSFRNGNSVAVDLAPASGASSAAAQAPAQAQPPAQSPVQPAAEAAKPVPSAGRVAVRASDDPNQSRVAFDWPAPVDYSVKRDGASVTVEFAKGGTADLSRAAKAALRNVRNIEQFRLPNGGLAVTFAVPQDSEVKDSRSGRTVVLDVLNAGTRKAADKAAPATEPSAQPASPAGATTTGVRPEPAAPPPAAPPPAAQSPAAPPRESVPKAPTGIASTLSGSSSQGANAAQAAEPAPAASQTEAKPQAEAPKGPTLVFDTGGPASIAVYPRAGHLYIVFDRPLPIGAGRIVGAGAELMGSVEPVPATGGTAFRTKIGPMIWPKVERQGTVWRIVPSTRLASVGLGDLRIDAEPDFLLGARLLVRAPDAASVVQLSDPEVGDRIQVVPLPAPGSAVVEARRYPDLEVLSSFQGVAIRPISDNITVRPVKEGVELTAAGGLHMSPMADAGNPAISPPAAPLPATPPQAVATAAAPPQGGASRSLEPPKAAAPQPQGRRLFNLPAWKHGDLDHYTEARQNLQLAIVNAPESERPKAQLDLARFYFAHGFGQETLGMLDVLQQNQPDLEGWPEFRALRGAARVLAGDTAGALADLNSPDLANNPEAALWRAAVSADMRDWPAAQAGFKAGSAILNSYPEPILSKLALRAAEAALETRDPATAKRLLDRIVERGDPESEERPEVQYLRGLYFAQTGETERAREQLTAAYNSFDRFYRAKAGLALVNLEVGEGRMSPSAAAEQLAGLTFTWRGDDLEVQIRQRMGEVLIAGGKYAEGFNSMKETAALLADTPRAEAITRDMSRIFADLFKDGASKLPTLEALQLYDQFRELTPVGEAGDEVIRQLAERLIAVDLLNRAADLIQHQVEYRLSGMDKARFGTRLASIRLLDNKPEQALQALELSNVPGMPEDLLAERRLMQAKALSELNRGDEAMQLLAQDDSTNANLLRIDIAWKGQKWDSAAIALAKVIGPPPAPGQPMDAGKSQLVLNRAVALALAGDGTGLNQLRKEFEGAMRGGPNEDAFRVLTRPEQAMGLIDVGTIRSRVAEVDMFKSFLKNYRGRQTPNKPTS comes from the coding sequence ATGGCACGGCGTGGGGCGGCATATCGGCACTGGCTCGGCGGCTTCGCGGCCGCGGCGGCCCTGCTCGTCCTGCCGCAGGTGACGCTGGCCGCCGTTCCCCTCCGTGCCGCCGCCCACAAGGATTTCGGCCGCATGGTCTTCGACTGGCCGGAGCGGGTGGAGTTCTCCGCCAGGGCCGAGGGCGGCAAGCTGGTGCTGAGCTTCGACCGGCCGGTGGACGCGCCGGTGGAGCGGGCGGTGGCGGCGCTGCCGGACTATCTGGCCGCCGGCCGCATCGCCGGTGACGGCAGGACGGTCGAGTTCGACCTGAAGCGGCCGGTCACCGTCAAGAGCTTCCGCAACGGCAACTCGGTCGCCGTGGATCTGGCGCCCGCCTCCGGGGCGTCGTCCGCGGCGGCGCAGGCGCCGGCACAGGCTCAACCCCCCGCGCAGTCTCCGGTCCAGCCCGCGGCGGAGGCGGCGAAGCCGGTCCCCTCGGCCGGGCGGGTGGCGGTGCGGGCGAGCGACGATCCCAACCAGAGCCGCGTCGCCTTCGACTGGCCGGCCCCGGTGGATTACTCGGTCAAGCGCGACGGCGCCTCCGTCACGGTGGAATTCGCCAAGGGGGGAACCGCGGATCTGTCGCGCGCCGCCAAGGCGGCGCTGCGCAACGTCCGCAACATCGAGCAGTTCCGCCTGCCCAACGGCGGGCTGGCCGTCACCTTCGCGGTCCCTCAGGATTCGGAGGTCAAGGACAGCCGCTCCGGCAGGACGGTGGTGCTGGACGTGCTGAACGCCGGTACGCGCAAGGCTGCCGACAAGGCCGCCCCGGCGACGGAACCGTCCGCCCAGCCTGCGTCCCCGGCCGGTGCCACCACGACCGGCGTGCGGCCGGAACCGGCGGCCCCGCCACCCGCCGCCCCGCCACCCGCTGCACAGTCTCCGGCCGCTCCGCCGCGCGAGTCCGTGCCGAAGGCGCCGACGGGTATCGCCTCCACCCTGTCCGGCTCCTCCAGCCAGGGGGCCAACGCCGCCCAGGCCGCCGAGCCGGCGCCTGCCGCCAGCCAGACCGAAGCCAAGCCGCAGGCCGAGGCGCCGAAGGGGCCGACCCTGGTCTTCGACACCGGCGGGCCGGCCTCCATCGCCGTCTATCCGCGGGCGGGCCATCTCTACATCGTGTTCGACCGGCCGCTGCCGATCGGCGCCGGCAGGATCGTCGGCGCCGGTGCGGAGCTGATGGGATCGGTCGAGCCGGTTCCGGCGACCGGCGGCACCGCCTTCCGGACCAAGATCGGGCCGATGATCTGGCCGAAGGTGGAGCGTCAGGGGACGGTCTGGCGCATCGTGCCGTCGACGCGGCTGGCCAGCGTCGGGCTGGGCGACCTGCGGATCGACGCCGAACCGGACTTCCTGCTGGGCGCCCGCCTGCTGGTGCGTGCGCCCGACGCGGCGTCGGTCGTGCAACTGTCCGATCCGGAGGTCGGCGACCGTATCCAGGTGGTGCCGCTGCCGGCGCCGGGATCGGCGGTGGTGGAGGCGCGGCGCTACCCGGACCTCGAGGTGCTGAGCTCCTTCCAGGGCGTGGCGATACGCCCGATCTCCGACAACATCACGGTGCGGCCGGTGAAGGAGGGGGTGGAGCTGACGGCGGCCGGCGGCCTGCACATGTCGCCGATGGCCGACGCCGGCAACCCGGCCATCTCTCCGCCCGCCGCCCCGCTTCCCGCCACCCCGCCGCAGGCGGTCGCCACCGCCGCCGCTCCGCCGCAGGGCGGCGCCTCGCGCAGCCTGGAGCCGCCGAAGGCCGCGGCCCCTCAGCCGCAGGGGCGCCGGCTGTTCAACCTGCCGGCCTGGAAGCACGGCGACCTCGACCATTACACCGAGGCGCGCCAGAACCTGCAGCTCGCCATCGTCAACGCCCCGGAGTCCGAGCGGCCGAAGGCGCAGCTCGACCTCGCGCGCTTCTACTTCGCCCACGGATTCGGGCAGGAGACGCTGGGCATGCTCGACGTGCTGCAGCAGAACCAGCCGGACCTGGAGGGCTGGCCGGAGTTCCGGGCGTTGCGCGGCGCGGCGCGGGTGCTGGCCGGCGACACGGCCGGCGCCCTGGCCGACCTGAACTCTCCGGATCTGGCGAACAATCCGGAGGCGGCGCTGTGGCGCGCGGCGGTGTCGGCCGATATGCGCGACTGGCCGGCGGCGCAGGCCGGCTTCAAGGCGGGCAGCGCGATCCTCAACTCCTATCCCGAACCGATCCTCAGCAAGCTCGCCCTGCGCGCGGCCGAGGCGGCGCTGGAAACCCGCGACCCCGCCACGGCCAAGCGCCTGCTCGACCGCATCGTCGAGCGCGGCGACCCCGAATCCGAGGAACGGCCGGAGGTGCAGTATCTCCGCGGGCTCTACTTCGCCCAGACCGGCGAGACGGAGCGGGCGCGCGAGCAGTTGACCGCCGCCTACAACAGCTTCGACCGGTTCTACCGCGCCAAGGCCGGGCTGGCGCTGGTCAACCTGGAGGTGGGCGAGGGCCGGATGTCGCCGTCCGCCGCGGCCGAGCAGCTCGCCGGCCTGACCTTCACCTGGCGCGGCGACGATCTGGAGGTGCAGATCCGCCAGCGCATGGGCGAGGTGCTGATCGCCGGGGGCAAATATGCCGAAGGCTTCAACAGCATGAAGGAGACGGCGGCGCTGCTCGCCGACACGCCGCGGGCCGAGGCGATCACCCGGGACATGTCGCGCATCTTCGCCGATCTGTTCAAGGACGGTGCATCCAAGCTGCCGACGCTGGAGGCGCTGCAGCTCTACGACCAGTTCCGCGAGCTGACCCCGGTCGGCGAGGCCGGCGACGAGGTGATCCGCCAGCTTGCCGAGCGGCTGATCGCGGTGGATCTGCTGAACCGGGCCGCCGACCTTATCCAGCACCAGGTGGAATACCGGCTGTCGGGCATGGACAAGGCGCGCTTCGGCACCCGCCTCGCCTCCATCCGGCTGCTCGACAACAAGCCGGAGCAGGCGCTGCAGGCGCTGGAGCTGTCGAACGTGCCGGGCATGCCCGAGGATCTGCTGGCCGAGCGCCGGCTGATGCAGGCCAAGGCCCTGTCGGAACTGAACCGCGGCGATGAGGCGATGCAGCTCCTCGCCCAGGACGACAGCACCAACGCCAACCTGCTGCGCATCGACATCGCCTGGAAGGGCCAGAAGTGGGACTCCGCGGCCATCGCGCTCGCCAAGGTGATCGGCCCGCCGCCGGCCCCCGGCCAGCCGATGGATGCCGGCAAGTCGCAGCTCGTGCTCAACCGCGCGGTCGCCCTGGCGCTGGCCGGCGACGGCACCGGGCTCAACCAGCTCCGCAAGGAGTTCGAGGGTGCGATGAGGGGCGGCCCGAACGAGGACGCCTTCCGCGTGCTGACCCGCCCCGAACAGGCGATGGGCCTGATCGACGTCGGCACCATCCGCTCCCGCGTCGCGGAAGTGGATATGTTCAAGAGCTTCCTGAAGAACTATCGGGGCAGGCAGACCCCGAACAAGCCGACGAGCTGA
- a CDS encoding protein phosphatase CheZ codes for MTISAQSSVMEQKLLRQRLDAALAEAAQPLSREEVTEIVRSILGSMDGDISATDLRLYKEVVDLAKYIENAKRELAAIQPEDIKDEHIRSATDELDAVIGATEKATFAIFDACDAISASAGKSDPETAALLNDQVTKIYEACNFQDITGQRISKVVRTLKYIESKVDMIVAAFGSEVRQNHAPRIARLAAEQGAEAPAPAFTPMSEEEADQQLLHGPQLPGNAMDQDEIDRLLASFD; via the coding sequence ATGACGATTTCCGCCCAGTCTTCCGTGATGGAGCAGAAGCTCTTGAGACAGCGCCTGGATGCTGCCCTGGCCGAAGCCGCACAGCCCCTGTCGCGCGAGGAGGTGACGGAGATCGTCCGCTCCATCCTCGGCAGCATGGACGGGGACATCTCCGCGACCGACCTGCGCCTCTACAAGGAGGTGGTCGACCTCGCGAAGTACATCGAGAACGCCAAGCGCGAGCTGGCCGCGATCCAGCCCGAGGACATCAAGGACGAGCATATCCGCAGCGCCACCGACGAGCTCGACGCGGTGATCGGCGCCACGGAGAAGGCGACCTTCGCGATCTTCGACGCCTGCGACGCGATCAGCGCCTCCGCCGGCAAGTCCGACCCCGAGACCGCCGCCCTGCTGAACGACCAGGTCACCAAGATCTACGAGGCCTGCAACTTCCAGGACATTACCGGCCAGCGCATCAGCAAGGTCGTGCGCACGCTGAAATACATCGAATCCAAGGTGGACATGATCGTCGCCGCCTTCGGCAGCGAGGTCCGGCAGAACCACGCCCCGCGCATCGCGCGGCTGGCGGCGGAGCAGGGGGCGGAGGCCCCGGCCCCGGCCTTCACCCCGATGAGCGAGGAGGAGGCGGACCAGCAGCTCCTCCACGGGCCGCAGCTTCCGGGCAACGCGATGGACCAGGACGAGATCGACCGCCTGCTGGCGAGCTTCGACTGA
- a CDS encoding OmpA/MotB family protein, with protein MLQSPLIRVPKPTDRHAGARRTMWLISFTDLISLLLAFFVLMYSMGEPETQRWVGLVQGLAERVPAARSTAQTPTGLPAEPHAAFNAQAVEPKAAMDLNYLGALLRAQTAANAELAVLEVRREDDRVVIGLPGERMFDASGGAFTDEGRRLLYLLGAVVARLGNRIEVVGHAEREDQSGGFAWERALTRAVAVAAALRETGYRRDLVARSVMAPAAAPGRVRVDVVVREDGAD; from the coding sequence ATGCTGCAGAGCCCGCTGATCCGCGTCCCGAAGCCGACCGACCGCCATGCCGGCGCCCGCCGGACCATGTGGCTGATCAGTTTCACCGACCTGATCTCCCTGCTGCTCGCCTTCTTCGTGCTGATGTATTCCATGGGCGAGCCCGAGACCCAGCGCTGGGTCGGTCTGGTCCAGGGGCTGGCGGAGCGGGTGCCGGCCGCCCGCTCGACCGCCCAGACGCCGACCGGCCTGCCCGCCGAGCCGCATGCCGCCTTCAACGCGCAGGCGGTGGAGCCGAAGGCGGCGATGGACCTGAACTATCTCGGCGCCCTGCTGCGCGCCCAGACCGCGGCGAATGCCGAACTGGCGGTGCTGGAGGTGCGGCGCGAGGACGACCGGGTGGTGATCGGCCTGCCGGGCGAGCGGATGTTCGATGCGAGCGGCGGCGCCTTTACCGACGAGGGGCGCCGCCTGTTGTACCTGCTGGGCGCGGTGGTCGCCCGGCTGGGCAACCGGATCGAGGTGGTGGGCCATGCCGAGCGCGAGGACCAGAGCGGCGGCTTCGCCTGGGAACGCGCGCTGACCCGCGCGGTGGCGGTGGCGGCGGCGCTGCGCGAGACGGGATACCGCCGTGATCTGGTCGCCCGCAGCGTGATGGCCCCGGCCGCGGCGCCCGGCCGGGTGCGGGTCGATGTGGTGGTGCGCGAGGACGGAGCGGACTGA